The Brienomyrus brachyistius isolate T26 unplaced genomic scaffold, BBRACH_0.4 scaffold55, whole genome shotgun sequence genome includes a region encoding these proteins:
- the LOC125724120 gene encoding kelch domain-containing protein 1-like isoform X1: MDYQTDVNVGGPRMRPVQERSDHTALVVGGFLYVWGGYRSISGEEVFFPSDEICIYDMRSSEWQTRPMEGDIPPSLSGTCGSYLNGNMYIFGGCNDSGHSNQMYCVNLLGEKCIWKNFTEGGESRPTPRDKHSCWVYKDRIIYFGGYGCKQIRDVHPNSFTIDEASWAVIGNALFRFWGWNNEVHVYDPSSNTWTEPHTAGSSPTPRAAHASAALGSRGYVCGGTENMMMDLHCLDLESWTWTNIVSQSAVPQGRSWHTLTAFSPSSLFLFGGLNLFCEPLSDGWVFDLETAEWRQFQHPHQDKPRLWHTACLGLDSDIVIFGGSRDYRILMDTIAVLRFPSLGHCSDVLIFQTQPYSLFRLCEDCIGKNAEILEKQLSILPLKLLEPIQKKITFFRTTMETDKKITRT, encoded by the exons ATGGACTATCAAACGGACGTGAACGTCGGCGGACCGCGGATGAGACCTGTACAAGAACGAAGCGATCATACCGCTTTGGTGGTTGGAGGTTTTCTTTATGTATGGGGTGGTTATAGG TCGATTTCTGGGGAAGAAGTTTTCTTTCCCAGCGATGAGATTTGTATATATGACATGAGGAGCAGTGAATG GCAGACTCGTCCGATGGAGGGGGATATCCCACCGTCCTTGTCAGGAACCTGCGGCAGTTATCTTAACGGCAATATGTACATCTTTGGTGGGTGTAACGACAGCGGGCATTCAAATCAG ATGTACTGTGTTAATCTACTGGGTGAAAAGTGCATTTGGAAGAACTTCACAGAGGGTGGGGAGTCTCGCCCCACACCAAGGGACAAGCACTCTTGTTGGGTTTATAAAGACAG GATTATCTACTTTGGTGGTTATGGATGTAAGCAGATCAGAGATGTCCACCCCAACAGTTTCACTATAGATGAAGCGTCTTGG GCTGTGATTGGGAATGCACTGTTTAGGTTCTGGGGCTGGAACAATGAAGTTCATGTTTATGATCCCAGCAGCAACACCTGGACTGAGCCTCACACCGCA GGTTCTTCTCCCACACCACGGGCTGCTCATGCCAGTGCTGCTCTGGGCAGCAGGGGGTATGTCTGTGGAGGCACA GAAAACATGATGATGGACCTTCATTGTCTGGATTTGGAGTCCTGGACATGGACAAATAT AGTTTCCCAGTCAGCTGTGCCTCAGGGCCGGTCGTGGCACACCCTGACTGCATTTTCGCCCAGTTCCCTCTTTCTGTTTGGTGGCCTAAACCTTTTCTGCGAGCCCCTCA GTGATGGCTGGGTGTTTGACCTCGAAACAGCAGAATGGAGGCAGTTTCAACATCCTCACCAGGATAAGCCCAG GTTGTGGCATACAGCATGCTTGGGACTGGACTCAGACATTGTGATATTTGGTGGAAGTCGTGACTACAGGATACTAATGGACACG ATAGCTGTCCTGAGATTTCCGTCCTTGGGCCATTGCAGTGACGTACTTATCTTCCAGACCCAACCCTACTCCCTTTTCAG ATTATGTGAGGACTGCATTGGAAAGAATGCAGAAATCTTAGAGAAGCAGCTGTCCATACTTCCACTGAAACTCCTGGAACCCATACAGAAGAAGATTACTTTCTTTAGGACAACAATGGAAACAGACAAGAAAATCACACGCACATAA
- the LOC125724120 gene encoding kelch domain-containing protein 1-like isoform X2, with product MDYQTDVNVGGPRMRPVQERSDHTALVVGGFLYVWGGYRSISGEEVFFPSDEICIYDMRSSEWQTRPMEGDIPPSLSGTCGSYLNGNMYIFGGCNDSGHSNQMYCVNLLGEKCIWKNFTEGGESRPTPRDKHSCWVYKDRIIYFGGYGCKQIRDVHPNSFTIDEASWAVIGNALFRFWGWNNEVHVYDPSSNTWTEPHTAGSSPTPRAAHASAALGSRGYVCGGTENMMMDLHCLDLESWTWTNIVSQSAVPQGRSWHTLTAFSPSSLFLFGGLNLFCEPLSDGWVFDLETAEWRQFQHPHQDKPRLWHTACLGLDSDIVIFGGSRDYRILMDTIM from the exons ATGGACTATCAAACGGACGTGAACGTCGGCGGACCGCGGATGAGACCTGTACAAGAACGAAGCGATCATACCGCTTTGGTGGTTGGAGGTTTTCTTTATGTATGGGGTGGTTATAGG TCGATTTCTGGGGAAGAAGTTTTCTTTCCCAGCGATGAGATTTGTATATATGACATGAGGAGCAGTGAATG GCAGACTCGTCCGATGGAGGGGGATATCCCACCGTCCTTGTCAGGAACCTGCGGCAGTTATCTTAACGGCAATATGTACATCTTTGGTGGGTGTAACGACAGCGGGCATTCAAATCAG ATGTACTGTGTTAATCTACTGGGTGAAAAGTGCATTTGGAAGAACTTCACAGAGGGTGGGGAGTCTCGCCCCACACCAAGGGACAAGCACTCTTGTTGGGTTTATAAAGACAG GATTATCTACTTTGGTGGTTATGGATGTAAGCAGATCAGAGATGTCCACCCCAACAGTTTCACTATAGATGAAGCGTCTTGG GCTGTGATTGGGAATGCACTGTTTAGGTTCTGGGGCTGGAACAATGAAGTTCATGTTTATGATCCCAGCAGCAACACCTGGACTGAGCCTCACACCGCA GGTTCTTCTCCCACACCACGGGCTGCTCATGCCAGTGCTGCTCTGGGCAGCAGGGGGTATGTCTGTGGAGGCACA GAAAACATGATGATGGACCTTCATTGTCTGGATTTGGAGTCCTGGACATGGACAAATAT AGTTTCCCAGTCAGCTGTGCCTCAGGGCCGGTCGTGGCACACCCTGACTGCATTTTCGCCCAGTTCCCTCTTTCTGTTTGGTGGCCTAAACCTTTTCTGCGAGCCCCTCA GTGATGGCTGGGTGTTTGACCTCGAAACAGCAGAATGGAGGCAGTTTCAACATCCTCACCAGGATAAGCCCAG GTTGTGGCATACAGCATGCTTGGGACTGGACTCAGACATTGTGATATTTGGTGGAAGTCGTGACTACAGGATACTAATGGACACG ATTATGTGA